In Carya illinoinensis cultivar Pawnee chromosome 7, C.illinoinensisPawnee_v1, whole genome shotgun sequence, the following are encoded in one genomic region:
- the LOC122315651 gene encoding autophagy-related protein 18a-like isoform X1, translating to MATISTISSPPWPNSNPKPNPNFVSQEEQSLPHDSQNDSAISFRSIEYQSIGSHVLGHERDEDDDSDQNPNPNTYKPFPAPYDPPTLEPHGHGRNENPNPNIPKPLDPPTLLHLSFNQDQGCFAVGTDYGFRIFNCDPFREIFRRDFDDGGISGVEMLFRCNILALVGGGPHPQYPPSKVMIWDDHQGRCIGELSFRSDVRSVRLRRDRIVVVLEQKVYVYNFADLKLLHQIETISNPKGLCSVSQLATSLVLVCPGLQKGQVRVEHYASKRTKFIMAHDSRIACFALTPDGQLLATASSKGTLVRVFNSIDGTLLQEVRRGADRAEIYSLAFSSTAQWLAVSSDKGTVHVFNLKVNPGSPGIEKSRYASDSNLAVTHSSSSLSFIKGSGSKLPLALAGVLPKYFSSEWSVAQFRLPEGSHCIVAFGHQKNTVVILGMDGSFYRCQFDPALGGEMTQLEYHNFLKPEEIF from the exons atggCGACCATCTCTACCATCTCGTCCCCGCCCTGGCCCAATTCCAACCCTAAACCTAACCCTAATTTTGTCTCTCAAGAGGAACAGTCTCTTCCTCACGATTCCCAGAACGACTCGGCCATCTCTTTCCGATCAATTGAATACCAATCTATTGGATCCCACGTCCTTGGCCACGAACGCGACGAAGACGACGACAGCGATcagaaccctaaccctaacaccTACAagccgtttccggcgccgtatGATCCGCCAACGCTTGAACCGCACGGCCACGGCCGTAACGAGAACCCTAATCCTAACATCCCGAAGCCGCTTGATCCGCCGACTCTGCTCCACCTGTCGTTCAACCAGGACCAGGGGTGCTTCGCTGTGGGTACTGACTACGGGTTTCGTATTTTTAACTGCGACCCGTTCCGCGAGATCTTCCGCCGCGACTTCGACGACGGGGGGATCTCCGGTGTAGAGATGCTCTTTCGGTGCAACATCCTGGCCCTCGTCGGCGGGGGACCCCACCCTCAGTACCCACCAAGCAAGGTCATGATTTGGGATGACCACCAGGGTCGTTGCATCGGCGAGCTCTCTTTTCGCTCCGACGTGCGCTCCGTACGACTGCGCCGCGACAGGATCGTCGTCGTACTGGAGCAGAAGGTCTACGTGTACAACTTTGCCGACTTGAAGCTGCTCCACCAAATTGAGACCATCTCGAACCCTAAGGGCCTATGCTCGGTATCCCAACTGGCGACGTCGCTGGTCCTGGTCTGCCCCGGGTTGCAGAAAGGGCAGGTTCGGGTCGAGCACTATGCTTCGAAGAGAACCAAATTTATCATGGCGCACGACTCGAGGATTGCCTGCTTCGCGCTCACGCCGGACGGGCAGTTGCTCGCTACGGCGAGCTCCAAAGGGACTCTGGTCCGGGTTTTCAATAGCATCGATGGAACACTTCTTCAAGAG GTTAGGAGGGGTGCAGATAGAGCAGAGATCTACAGCTTAGCATTCTCTTCAACTGCCCAGTGGCTAGCAGTCTCAAGTGACAAGGGAACCGTCCACGTTTTTAACCTTAAGGTTAATCCTGGATCGCCAGGGATTGAGAAGTCACGATATGCATCTGATTCTAATCTTGCTGTTACACATTCAAGCTCATCTCTCTCGTTCATTAAGG GATCTGGGTCTAAATTACCTTTAGCGCTTGCAGGAGTGTTGCCAAAGTATTTTAGCTCAGAGTGGTCGGTTGCACAGTTCCGCTTGCCTGAGGGTTCTCATTGCATTGTTGCTTTTGGTCACCAAAAAAATACAGTGGTAATTCTTGGCATGGATGGAAG CTTCTATCGCTGTCAATTTGACCCAGCACTTGGAGGAGAGATGACGCAACTGGAGTATCACAACTTTCTAAAGCCAGAAGAAATTTTCTGA
- the LOC122315651 gene encoding autophagy-related protein 18a-like isoform X2: protein MATISTISSPPWPNSNPKPNPNFVSQEEQSLPHDSQNDSAISFRSIEYQSIGSHVLGHERDEDDDSDQNPNPNTYKPFPAPYDPPTLEPHGHGRNENPNPNIPKPLDPPTLLHLSFNQDQGCFAVGTDYGFRIFNCDPFREIFRRDFDDGGISGVEMLFRCNILALVGGGPHPQYPPSKVMIWDDHQGRCIGELSFRSDVRSVRLRRDRIVVVLEQKVYVYNFADLKLLHQIETISNPKGLCSVSQLATSLVLVCPGLQKGQVRVEHYASKRTKFIMAHDSRIACFALTPDGQLLATASSKGTLVRVFNSIDGTLLQEVRRGADRAEIYSLAFSSTAQWLAVSSDKGTVHVFNLKVNPGSPGIEKSRYASDSNLAVTHSSSSLSFIKGVLPKYFSSEWSVAQFRLPEGSHCIVAFGHQKNTVVILGMDGSFYRCQFDPALGGEMTQLEYHNFLKPEEIF from the exons atggCGACCATCTCTACCATCTCGTCCCCGCCCTGGCCCAATTCCAACCCTAAACCTAACCCTAATTTTGTCTCTCAAGAGGAACAGTCTCTTCCTCACGATTCCCAGAACGACTCGGCCATCTCTTTCCGATCAATTGAATACCAATCTATTGGATCCCACGTCCTTGGCCACGAACGCGACGAAGACGACGACAGCGATcagaaccctaaccctaacaccTACAagccgtttccggcgccgtatGATCCGCCAACGCTTGAACCGCACGGCCACGGCCGTAACGAGAACCCTAATCCTAACATCCCGAAGCCGCTTGATCCGCCGACTCTGCTCCACCTGTCGTTCAACCAGGACCAGGGGTGCTTCGCTGTGGGTACTGACTACGGGTTTCGTATTTTTAACTGCGACCCGTTCCGCGAGATCTTCCGCCGCGACTTCGACGACGGGGGGATCTCCGGTGTAGAGATGCTCTTTCGGTGCAACATCCTGGCCCTCGTCGGCGGGGGACCCCACCCTCAGTACCCACCAAGCAAGGTCATGATTTGGGATGACCACCAGGGTCGTTGCATCGGCGAGCTCTCTTTTCGCTCCGACGTGCGCTCCGTACGACTGCGCCGCGACAGGATCGTCGTCGTACTGGAGCAGAAGGTCTACGTGTACAACTTTGCCGACTTGAAGCTGCTCCACCAAATTGAGACCATCTCGAACCCTAAGGGCCTATGCTCGGTATCCCAACTGGCGACGTCGCTGGTCCTGGTCTGCCCCGGGTTGCAGAAAGGGCAGGTTCGGGTCGAGCACTATGCTTCGAAGAGAACCAAATTTATCATGGCGCACGACTCGAGGATTGCCTGCTTCGCGCTCACGCCGGACGGGCAGTTGCTCGCTACGGCGAGCTCCAAAGGGACTCTGGTCCGGGTTTTCAATAGCATCGATGGAACACTTCTTCAAGAG GTTAGGAGGGGTGCAGATAGAGCAGAGATCTACAGCTTAGCATTCTCTTCAACTGCCCAGTGGCTAGCAGTCTCAAGTGACAAGGGAACCGTCCACGTTTTTAACCTTAAGGTTAATCCTGGATCGCCAGGGATTGAGAAGTCACGATATGCATCTGATTCTAATCTTGCTGTTACACATTCAAGCTCATCTCTCTCGTTCATTAAGG GAGTGTTGCCAAAGTATTTTAGCTCAGAGTGGTCGGTTGCACAGTTCCGCTTGCCTGAGGGTTCTCATTGCATTGTTGCTTTTGGTCACCAAAAAAATACAGTGGTAATTCTTGGCATGGATGGAAG CTTCTATCGCTGTCAATTTGACCCAGCACTTGGAGGAGAGATGACGCAACTGGAGTATCACAACTTTCTAAAGCCAGAAGAAATTTTCTGA
- the LOC122315651 gene encoding autophagy-related protein 18a-like isoform X3: MATISTISSPPWPNSNPKPNPNFVSQEEQSLPHDSQNDSAISFRSIEYQSIGSHVLGHERDEDDDSDQNPNPNTYKPFPAPYDPPTLEPHGHGRNENPNPNIPKPLDPPTLLHLSFNQDQGCFAVGTDYGFRIFNCDPFREIFRRDFDDGGISGVEMLFRCNILALVGGGPHPQYPPSKVMIWDDHQGRCIGELSFRSDVRSVRLRRDRIVVVLEQKVYVYNFADLKLLHQIETISNPKGLCSVSQLATSLVLVCPGLQKGQVRVEHYASKRTKFIMAHDSRIACFALTPDGQLLATASSKGTLVRVFNSIDGTLLQEVRRGADRAEIYSLAFSSTAQWLAVSSDKGTVHVFNLKVNPGSPGIEKSRYASDSNLAVTHSSSSLSFIKASIAVNLTQHLEER; the protein is encoded by the exons atggCGACCATCTCTACCATCTCGTCCCCGCCCTGGCCCAATTCCAACCCTAAACCTAACCCTAATTTTGTCTCTCAAGAGGAACAGTCTCTTCCTCACGATTCCCAGAACGACTCGGCCATCTCTTTCCGATCAATTGAATACCAATCTATTGGATCCCACGTCCTTGGCCACGAACGCGACGAAGACGACGACAGCGATcagaaccctaaccctaacaccTACAagccgtttccggcgccgtatGATCCGCCAACGCTTGAACCGCACGGCCACGGCCGTAACGAGAACCCTAATCCTAACATCCCGAAGCCGCTTGATCCGCCGACTCTGCTCCACCTGTCGTTCAACCAGGACCAGGGGTGCTTCGCTGTGGGTACTGACTACGGGTTTCGTATTTTTAACTGCGACCCGTTCCGCGAGATCTTCCGCCGCGACTTCGACGACGGGGGGATCTCCGGTGTAGAGATGCTCTTTCGGTGCAACATCCTGGCCCTCGTCGGCGGGGGACCCCACCCTCAGTACCCACCAAGCAAGGTCATGATTTGGGATGACCACCAGGGTCGTTGCATCGGCGAGCTCTCTTTTCGCTCCGACGTGCGCTCCGTACGACTGCGCCGCGACAGGATCGTCGTCGTACTGGAGCAGAAGGTCTACGTGTACAACTTTGCCGACTTGAAGCTGCTCCACCAAATTGAGACCATCTCGAACCCTAAGGGCCTATGCTCGGTATCCCAACTGGCGACGTCGCTGGTCCTGGTCTGCCCCGGGTTGCAGAAAGGGCAGGTTCGGGTCGAGCACTATGCTTCGAAGAGAACCAAATTTATCATGGCGCACGACTCGAGGATTGCCTGCTTCGCGCTCACGCCGGACGGGCAGTTGCTCGCTACGGCGAGCTCCAAAGGGACTCTGGTCCGGGTTTTCAATAGCATCGATGGAACACTTCTTCAAGAG GTTAGGAGGGGTGCAGATAGAGCAGAGATCTACAGCTTAGCATTCTCTTCAACTGCCCAGTGGCTAGCAGTCTCAAGTGACAAGGGAACCGTCCACGTTTTTAACCTTAAGGTTAATCCTGGATCGCCAGGGATTGAGAAGTCACGATATGCATCTGATTCTAATCTTGCTGTTACACATTCAAGCTCATCTCTCTCGTTCATTAAGG CTTCTATCGCTGTCAATTTGACCCAGCACTTGGAGGAGAGATGA